One stretch of Echeneis naucrates chromosome 11, fEcheNa1.1, whole genome shotgun sequence DNA includes these proteins:
- the cited4a gene encoding cbp/p300-interacting transactivator 4a, translated as MAEHMMMPMNHFRMGMNGPPQHNGQPGLRSLPNGQVMHYGRNPQSNMETAMRQRQGMVGPGGMGGPVNGAPMANHHHQMMSGNMMYNGQGPNQQQQHHHMHPQQQQQQQGGHPQQYIPGNLTSQQLMASMHLQKLNTQYHGHPLGSANGHHMPNSAQYRMGPAQLSGMQHIGGPLGPNGMDMDLIDEEVLTSLVLEFGLDRIQELPELFLGQNEFDFLSDFVCKQQPSTVSC; from the coding sequence ATGGCTGAACACATGATGATGCCCATGAACCACTTCAGGATGGGCATGAATGGACCTCCGCAGCACAATGGCCAGCCAGGCCTGCGCAGCCTGCCCAACGGCCAGGTGATGCACTATGGCAGGAACCCTCAGAGCAACATGGAGACTGCTATGAGGCAGAGGCAGGGCATGGTAGGACCCGGAGGGATGGGTGGGCCAGTGAATGGAGCTCCCATggccaaccaccaccaccagatGATGTCCGGGAACATGATGTACAATGGTCAAGGCccaaatcagcagcagcagcaccatcacATGcacccccagcagcagcagcagcaacagggtGGCCATCCACAGCAGTACATCCCTGGTAACCTCACCTCCCAGCAGCTTATGGCCAGCATGCACCTCCAAAAACTCAACACTCAGTATCACGGACATCCACTAGGCTCAGCCAATGGACATCACATGCCCAACAGTGCTCAGTACCGGATGGGTCCAGCCCAGCTATCAGGCATGCAGCACATCGGTGGTCCGTTGGGGCCGAACGGCATGGACATGGATCTGATTGACGAGGAGGTTCTGACTTCTCTGGTGCTGGAGTTTGGCTTGGATCGTATTCAGGAGCTACCAGAGCTCTTCCTTGGACAAAACGAGTTTGACTTCTTATCAGACTTTGTGTGCAAACAGCAGCCGAGCACAGTGAGCTGTTGA